One Drosophila subobscura isolate 14011-0131.10 chromosome U, UCBerk_Dsub_1.0, whole genome shotgun sequence DNA window includes the following coding sequences:
- the LOC117901743 gene encoding beta-1,3-glucosyltransferase: MPSWCRAAVVLWLWCLLSCCHGGRAEAATGTAEVLVVIACPPLPRRSLDECFALADSLREQQQQMAGVIPGDYVLRFHIMHELFNYWTLLDALPGETRLLNARTEWIIWCQHNTHVASLHGLLQQLHSQDPTEAAYYGHALYDTEATIVHHFAHYKNPKWFPYPLLSAGVVFTGVLLRRLAELVALNAQNGNRHSEFAIDAAHELARFIFDNLTPVTDPELKDDPAAAGATLERKIILKSADYICPTAVPWQTPETGTRAQPVPPCMLHAKPEMFAILPSTLGNRERERERLQGLPVHTTGSQNIYFAIKTCAKFHKERIPIIERTWASDARHRRYYSDVAEVGIPTISTGIPNVQTGHCAKTLAILQLSLKDISAHKDIRWLVLVDDDTLLSVPRLSALLNGYNHTEHIYLGERYGYRLYAPDGFNYHTGGAGIVLSLPLAALVLEHCSCPSANAPDDMILGYCLQALGVVALPAAGLHQARPQDYATELLHLQPPISFHKFWNTQPEHTYRRWLGGSAGNQSVPQATAKDRATLVPMLGERLQLPGLPTGLATAEKHLDL; the protein is encoded by the exons ATGCCTAGTTGGTGCCGTGCGGCGGTGGTGCTGTGGCTTTGGTGTCTTTTAAGCTGTTGCCATGGCGGCAGAGCGGAGGCTGCGACAGGTACTGCAGAGGTGCTCGTGGTCATTGCTTGTCCGCCGCTGCCCCGTCGCTCGCTGGATGAATGTTTTGCATTGGCGGACAGTTTgcgggagcagcaacaacaaatggcgGGGGTCATCCCCGGGGATTATGTGCTCAGGTTCCACATAATGCATGAGCTATTCAATTATTGGACATTGCTGGACGCCTTGCCGGGCGAGACACGTTTGCTAAACGCGCGCACGGAATGGATTATTTGGTGTCAGCACAACACGCATGTGGCCTCGCTGCATGGACTGCTCCAGCAGCTACACAGCCAGGACCCAACGGAG GCGGCCTACTACGGACATGCCTTGTACGACACGGAGGCCACGATTGTGCATCATTTTGCACACTACAAGAATCCCAAATGGTTTCCATATCCCCTGCTCAGTGCCGGCGTTGTTTTCACAGGTGTCTTGCTGCGCAG GCTGGCGGAACTTGTTGCTCTTAATGCCCAAAATGGCAACCGGCACAGTGAGTTTGCCATAGACGCCGCCCACGAGCTCGCCCGCTTTATTTTCGACAACTTAACGCCTGTCACGGACCCCGAACTGAAGGacgacccagcagcagcaggcgcaacCTTGGAGCGGAAAATCATTTTGAAAAGTGCCGACTACATTTGTCCCACTGCAGTTCCATGGCAGACCCCCGAGACGGGCACAAGGGCACAGCCTGTGCCTCCTTGTATGCTCCATGCAAAGCCCGAGATGTTTGCTATCCTGCCATCGACATTGGGGAatcgggagcgggagcgggagcggctTCAAGGG ctgccggtGCACACAACAGGATCGCAAAACATCTATTTTGCAATCAAGACCTGTGCAAAATTCCACAAGGAACGTATACCAATCATCGAACGCACCTGGGCAAGCGACGCTCGGCACCGTAGATACTACAGCGATGTGGCAG AAGTCGGCATACCGACAATCAGCACTGGGATACCCAATGTTCAGACTGGACATTGTGCCAAAACATTGGCAATTTTACAATTATCCCTGAAGGATATCAGCGCACACAAGGACATACGCTGGCTCGTGCTCGTCGATGATGATACGCTGCTAAG CGTGCCCCGACTGAGCGCCCTGCTGAATGGCTACAATCACACGGAGCACATATATCTGGGGGAACGCTACGGGTATCGCTTGTATGCCCCGGATGGCTTCAACTACCACACAGGAGGCGCTGGAATTGTGCTCAGCCTGCCTCTGGCGGCACTCGTCCTGGAGCACTGCAGTTGTCCCAGTGCCAACGCCCCGGATGACATGATACTGGGCTACTGCCTGCAGGCGCTCGGAGTGGTGGCCTTGCCAGCCGCCGGGCTGCACCAGGCCAGGCCTCAGGACTACGCGACggagctgctgcacctgcagccGCCCATTTCGTTTCACAAGTTCTGGAACACACAGCCGGAGCACACGTACCGCAGATGGTTGGGCGGCTCCGCTGGCAATCAGAGTGTGCCTCAAGCGACTGCCAAGGATCGAGCGACACTTGTGCCCATGCTTGGAGAACGACTGCAGCTGCCAGGACTACCCACTGGCCTGGCCACGGCAGAGAAGCATTTGGATCTGTAG
- the LOC117901718 gene encoding myotubularin-related protein 2, translating into MDPTTSLADKLASKTASSNSLDSSSKSSSLGSKHGGGENGGLRDTPFAYLDGEEDQDQKNDVTYVCPYRGPVFGALTITNYRLYFRSLPLRDQEPPVVVDVPLGVIARVEKIGGATSRGENSYGIEIFCKDMRNLRFAHKQQNHSRRTVFEKLQANAFPLSYSGRLFAFAHAAANAVNGSGGWDGWAVYEPLAELRRLGVPNDMWRATKINEAYAVCDSYPAVWAVPKAASDDFLRRVAQFRSRCRLPVLSWMNPRTQATITRCSQPLVGVSGKRNADDETYLSYIMEANAQSDKLTIMDARPSANAIANKAKGGGYESEDAYKNVEINFLDIHNIHVMRESLRKVKEACFPTTDDSKWQSAIDNTLWLKHIRCVLAGAVRIVDKVETMSTSVVVHCSDGWDRTAQLTALSMLLLDPHYRTVRGFEVLIEKEWLSFGHKFQQRVGHGDNKHSDADRSPVFLQFIDSVWQVGQQFNNAFEFNEHFLITIVDHLYSCRFGTFLCNTEAERVAEDLKHKTTSLWTHINSSLDQYLNPLFPSFTHGAELVLRPIASVRAVRLWKGLYCRWNPGLCAPQHGCQRTRELLSKQDLLFKHVNELRLKSNNRSNSMQTTTRLASPMH; encoded by the exons ATGGATCCTACCACAAGTCTGGCCGACAAGTTGGCTTCTAAaacggccagcagcaactcACTGGACAGCAGTTCCAAGTCGAGTTCGCTGGGCTCCAAACACGGTGGCGGCGAAAATGGTGGTCTGCGGGACACACCCTTTGCCTACTTGGACGGCGAAGAGGATCAGGATCAGAAAAACGATGTGACTTACGTCTGCCCATACCGCGGACCAGTCTTCGGAGCACTGACCATAACCAACTATCGCTTGTACTTCCGTTCGCTGCCGCTGAGGGATCAAGAGCCGCCCGTGGTGGTCGATGTGCCGTTAGGCGTGATTGCGCGAGTGGAGAAGATTGGCGGTGCCACGTCGCGGGGCGAAAACTCCTACGGCATCGAGATCTTCTGCAAGGATATGAGAAATCTGCGTTTCGCCCACAAGCAGCAGAATCATTCGCGCCGAACGGTGTTCGAGAAGCTGCAGGCAAATGCGTTTCCGCTCTCGTACAGCGGCCGCCTCTTCGCCTTTGCCCATGCCGCTGCGAATGCTGTgaacggcagcggcggctgggACGGCTGGGCAGTGTACGAGCCCCTGGCAGAGCTGCGTCGCCTGGGCGTGCCCAACGACATGTGGAGGGCGACCAAGATAAACGAAGCGTATGCTGTTTGCGACAGCTATCCGGCTGTTTGGGCGGTGCCCAAGGCTGCATCCGACGACTTTCTGCGTCGCGTGGCACAATTCCGTTCCCGCTGTCGTCTGCCAGTGCTGTCGTGGATGAACCCCCGGACTCAGGCGACCATAACACGCTGCTCCCAACCCTTGGTGGGCGTGAGTGGGAAAAGGAATGCGGACGATGAGACCTACCTAAGCTACATCATGGAGGCCAACGCTCAGTCGGACAAGCTAACGATTATGGATGCGCGACCCAGcgccaatgccattgccaacAAGGCCAAGGGGGGCGGCTACGAGTCGGAGGATGCCTACAAGAACGTGGAGATCAATTTCCTGGACATTCACAACATCCATGTGATGCGTGAGAGTCTGCGCAAGGTGAAGGAGGCCTGTTTCCCCACCACAGACGACTCCAAATGGCAATCGGCCATCGACAACACCCTCTGGCTGAAGCACATCAGATGCGTGCTGGCTGGCGCTGTCCGGATAGTCGACAAGGTGGAGACCATGAGCACTTCGGTGGTGGTGCACTGCTCCGACGGTTGGGACCGCACGGCGCAACTGACTGCCCtctccatgctgctgctggacccCCACTACCGCACTGTGCGCGGCTTTGAGGTGCTCATCGAGAAGGAGTGGCTGTCGTTTGGCCACAAGTTCCAGCAGCGCGTTGGCCATGGCGACAACAAGCACTCCGATGCGGATCGCTCGCCGGTTTTCCTGCAGTTCATCGACAGTGTGTGGCAGGTGGGGCAGCAGTTCAACAACGCCTTTGAGTTCAACGAGCACTTCCTCATTACCATTGTGGATCATCTGTACTCGTGTCGCTTCGGCACGTTCCTTTGCAACACCGAAGCCGAGCGTGTGGCCGAGG ATCTCAAGCACAAGACAACTTCCCTTTGGACGCACATAAACTCCTCGTTGGATCAGTATTTGAATCCGCTATTCCCCTCGTTCACGCACGGTGCggagctggtgctgcggcCCATTGCCAGTGTGCGCGCCGTGCGGCTGTGGAAGGGTCTGTACTGTCGCTGGAACCCAGGTCTGTGTGCCCCACAGCATGGCTGCCAACGCACACGGGAGCTGCTCTCCAAGCAGGACCTGCTGTTCAAGCATGTGAATGAGCTGCGCCTCAAGTCGAATAAtcgcagcaacagcatgcAGACAACGACGCGACTGGCATCGCCCATGCATTAA